One stretch of Girardinichthys multiradiatus isolate DD_20200921_A chromosome 2, DD_fGirMul_XY1, whole genome shotgun sequence DNA includes these proteins:
- the syt19 gene encoding synaptotagmin-2 isoform X1 produces the protein MLTFVEVPANVRLLSTSRELRIPFSEAVKYCILGISILLLLVAVGILIWQIFRCFFQTHTSYSHQDTVNSDLLYSEEKPSTAESYSVPTSTKVEDVSSEARRLSRCLSQASFPAESSHAEGDMREHKTIKKVHGSLRFSVYYDQLQACLVVTVLQVEGLVDSSQISGLKPFVKIRLMLAGPKGTEVEGLKEQEGQTTPPVLWTVMQEWRTRVVKGSCSPLYGDQFSCILQEDKDLLHRITLRMEVRDFDRFSRNTVLGEIRVPLGQLNITYPLELQKDLQTPQKDLVGEVLLSLKYLPTSQRLEIALLKVRTALTETSSAAVLYARISIQCNQSKLRYQKTSAVPRCPVTVFNEVLMFSLPDFPLEQSKILVSVYETQSTGRSTKCLLGQLSVGKDRSSEDEHWTLMVRSIRQPVAMWHGLLL, from the exons ATGTTGACCTTTGTGGAGGTTCCAGCCAATGTGAGGCTGCTTTCAACCAGCAGAGAGCTCAGGATACCCTTCTCAGAAGCAGTCAAGTACTGCATTCTGGGAATCTCCATCCTTCTGCTCCTCGTGGCAGTGGGAATCTTGATCTGGCAGATCTTCAGATGCTTCTTTCAGACACACACTTCATACTCCCATCAGGACACAG TGAACAGTGATCTGTTATATTCAGAGGAAAAACCATCGACTGCAGAAAGCTACTCAGTTCCTACAAGCACTAAG GTGGAGGATGTGAGTTCTGAAGCTCGCAGACTGAGTCGCTGTTTGTCCCAAGCATCATTTCCGGCAGAATCCAGCCACGCAGAGGGCGACATGCGAGAGCACAAAACCATTAAGAAG GTTCATGGCTCGCTGCGTTTCTCCGTCTACTACGATCAGCTGCAGGCATGTCTGGTGGTCACCGTGTTGCAGGTGGAGGGGCTGGTGGACAGCAGCCAGATCTCAGGCCTGAAGCCGTTTGTGAAGATACGCCTCATGTTGGCTGGACCAAAAGGAACAGAAGTGGAAGGATTAAAAGAACAGGAG GGTCAAACGACACCACCTGTGCTGTGGACAGTGATGCAGGAGTGGCGCACCCGCGTTGTGAAAGGCAGCTGTAGCCCTTTATATGGAGACCAGTTTAGCTGCATTCTGCAAGAGGACAAGGACCTGCTTCATCGCATCACCCTTAGGATGGAG GTGAGGGATTTTGATAGGTTCTCCAGAAACACAGTGCTAGGAGAGATCAGGGTTCCTCTGGGTCAGCTAAACATCACCTACCCTCTGGAGCTACAAAAAGATCTGCAGACACCCCAGAAG GATCTCGTTGGAGAAGTACTGCTGTCATTAAAGTATCTTCCAACTTCTCAGAGGCTCGAGATCGCCCTGTTGAAGGTCAGAACCGCCCTCACTGAGACATCCTCTGCTGCAG TCCTGTATGCCAGGATCAGCATTCAATGCAATCAGAGCAAGCTGAGGTACCAGAAGACCTCTGCTGTCCCCCGCTGCCCTGTGACTGTCTTCAATGAGGTCCTCATGTTCTCCCTGCCAGACTTTCCTCTGGAGCAGTCTAAAATCTTAGTCTCAGTGTATGAGACGCAGTCAACAGGGAGATCGACCAAATGTCTGCTTGGACAGCTTAGTGTAGGGAAGGACAGAAGCTCAGAAGATGAGCATTGGACCTTGATGGTGCGCTCCATCCGGCAGCCTGTAGCAATGTGGCATGGCCTGCTGCTTTAA
- the syt19 gene encoding synaptotagmin-2 isoform X2, translated as MLTFVEVPANVRLLSTSRELRIPFSEAVKYCILGISILLLLVAVGILIWQIFRCFFQTHTSYSHQDTVNSDLLYSEEKPSTAESYSVPTSTKVEDVSSEARRLSRCLSQASFPAESSHAEGDMREHKTIKKVHGSLRFSVYYDQLQACLVVTVLQVEGLVDSSQISGLKPFVKIRLMLAGPKGTEVEGLKEQEGQTTPPVLWTVMQEWRTRVVKGSCSPLYGDQFSCILQEDKDLLHRITLRMEVRDFDRFSRNTVLGEIRVPLGQLNITYPLELQKDLQTPQKRLEIALLKVRTALTETSSAAVLYARISIQCNQSKLRYQKTSAVPRCPVTVFNEVLMFSLPDFPLEQSKILVSVYETQSTGRSTKCLLGQLSVGKDRSSEDEHWTLMVRSIRQPVAMWHGLLL; from the exons ATGTTGACCTTTGTGGAGGTTCCAGCCAATGTGAGGCTGCTTTCAACCAGCAGAGAGCTCAGGATACCCTTCTCAGAAGCAGTCAAGTACTGCATTCTGGGAATCTCCATCCTTCTGCTCCTCGTGGCAGTGGGAATCTTGATCTGGCAGATCTTCAGATGCTTCTTTCAGACACACACTTCATACTCCCATCAGGACACAG TGAACAGTGATCTGTTATATTCAGAGGAAAAACCATCGACTGCAGAAAGCTACTCAGTTCCTACAAGCACTAAG GTGGAGGATGTGAGTTCTGAAGCTCGCAGACTGAGTCGCTGTTTGTCCCAAGCATCATTTCCGGCAGAATCCAGCCACGCAGAGGGCGACATGCGAGAGCACAAAACCATTAAGAAG GTTCATGGCTCGCTGCGTTTCTCCGTCTACTACGATCAGCTGCAGGCATGTCTGGTGGTCACCGTGTTGCAGGTGGAGGGGCTGGTGGACAGCAGCCAGATCTCAGGCCTGAAGCCGTTTGTGAAGATACGCCTCATGTTGGCTGGACCAAAAGGAACAGAAGTGGAAGGATTAAAAGAACAGGAG GGTCAAACGACACCACCTGTGCTGTGGACAGTGATGCAGGAGTGGCGCACCCGCGTTGTGAAAGGCAGCTGTAGCCCTTTATATGGAGACCAGTTTAGCTGCATTCTGCAAGAGGACAAGGACCTGCTTCATCGCATCACCCTTAGGATGGAG GTGAGGGATTTTGATAGGTTCTCCAGAAACACAGTGCTAGGAGAGATCAGGGTTCCTCTGGGTCAGCTAAACATCACCTACCCTCTGGAGCTACAAAAAGATCTGCAGACACCCCAGAAG AGGCTCGAGATCGCCCTGTTGAAGGTCAGAACCGCCCTCACTGAGACATCCTCTGCTGCAG TCCTGTATGCCAGGATCAGCATTCAATGCAATCAGAGCAAGCTGAGGTACCAGAAGACCTCTGCTGTCCCCCGCTGCCCTGTGACTGTCTTCAATGAGGTCCTCATGTTCTCCCTGCCAGACTTTCCTCTGGAGCAGTCTAAAATCTTAGTCTCAGTGTATGAGACGCAGTCAACAGGGAGATCGACCAAATGTCTGCTTGGACAGCTTAGTGTAGGGAAGGACAGAAGCTCAGAAGATGAGCATTGGACCTTGATGGTGCGCTCCATCCGGCAGCCTGTAGCAATGTGGCATGGCCTGCTGCTTTAA